One genomic window of Quercus robur chromosome 6, dhQueRobu3.1, whole genome shotgun sequence includes the following:
- the LOC126689416 gene encoding uncharacterized protein LOC126689416 encodes MTFNFLRRSITFSLVVNSHFSLRVCRFCSKASTTILYKETEITTRSAPSFSYSSSLHLSPLFTDDKAHSGSYDIELVDHDTWRVSSGLAQAWQGVDGSSSLGTNSLMVDEPVDSCSQVVECDQDFDDIDNMRIRGNLFYKLDRDSKEFEEYNLDFHRRKSSNPKNDRKESKKAAKKDIPSGNVAPRVEKLPKVVSNKIVKSPLDEMDNACVGKKKLRTPTYNQLTDPYHEPFCLDIYISKASVRACVVHRVTSKVVAVAHSISKDMKFDLASTRNVNACGAVGAVLAQRALADDIHDVVYTPRKGDRLEGKLQIVLQSIIDNGVNVKVKLKQKRPIGGGLSSTP; translated from the coding sequence ATGACATTTAACTTTTTGAGGAGAAGTATCACCTTCTCATTAGTTGTgaattctcatttttctttgagGGTGTGTCGTTTTTGCTCCAAGGCCTCCACAACAATTCTTTATAAAGAGACAGAGATAACAACACGTTCAGCACCTTCTTTTAGTTATTCTAGTAGTCTTCATCTCTCTCCATTGTTTACTGATGATAAAGCTCATTCGGGTAGTTATGATATTGAGCTTGTGGATCATGATACGTGGAGAGTTTCATCGGGTTTAGCACAAGCTTGGCAAGGAGTAGATGGTAGTTCTTCATTGGGAACAAATTCTCTTATGGTTGATGAACCAGTTGATTCTTGTTCTCAAGTTGTTGAGTGTGATCAGGACTTCGATGACATTGATAATATGAGAATTCGTGGTAATCTGTTCTATAAACTTGACCGGGATTccaaggaatttgaagagtacAATCTTGATTTCCACCGGAGGAAGTCTTCAAATCCAAAGAATGATCGAAAGGAAAGCAAGAAGGCAGCGAAAAAGGATATCCCAAGTGGTAACGTGGCCCCAAGAGTTGAAAAACTTCCTAAGGTAGTAAGCAACAAAATTGTTAAGTCTCCACTTGATGAAATGGATAATGCTTGTGTTGGTAAGAAGAAGCTAAGGACTCCGACTTATAATCAACTTACTGATCCTTACCACGAACCTTTTTGCCTGGACATTTACATATCCAAGGCTTCTGTTCGTGCCTGTGTTGTTCACAGGGTGACAAGTAAGGTTGTTGCTGTGGCACATTCCATTTCTAAAGATATGAAGTTTGACCTGGCTTCGACTAGGAATGTAAATGCTTGTGGTGCTGTGGGGGCTGTTCTGGCTCAGAGGGCATTGGCTGATGATATTCATGATGTGGTTTACACTCCAAGGAAGGGGGACAGATTGGAAGGGAAGCTTCAGATTGTGCTTCAATCTATCATTGATAATGGTGTTAATGTGAAGGTTAAGCTTAAGCAAAAGAGACCCATAGGAGGTGGTCTGTCATCTACACCTTAG
- the LOC126689417 gene encoding ferredoxin C 1, chloroplastic: MATLHFTPSPTLFLPRHNHPTKLSATAFHHKIKPSRLSSHIVRSYKVVIEHEGQTTQLEVEPDETILAKALDSGLSVPHDCKLGVCMTCPARLLSGSVDQSDGMLSDDVVERGYALLCAAYPRSDCHIRTIPEDELLSLQLATAND, encoded by the coding sequence atggcAACCCTTCACTTCACTCCATCTCCTACACTCTTTCTACCAAGACACAACCACCCCACCAAGCTTTCTGCTACTGCATTTCATCACAAAATCAAACCATCCCGGCTCTCTTCACATATTGTTCGATCATACAAAGTGGTCATTGAGCACGAGGGTCAAACTACCCAGCTAGAAGTGGAACCAGACGAGACCATTCTAGCCAAGGCACTTGACTCTGGCCTGTCTGTCCCACATGACTGCAAGCTTGGGGTATGCATGACTTGCCCAGCTCGGCTTTTGAGTGGCTCAGTTGATCAGAGTGATGGTATGCTTAGTGATGATGTGGTGGAGCGAGGTTATGCACTTTTATGTGCAGCTTATCCACGCTCGGATTGTCACATTAGAACTATTCCTGAGGATGAGCTGCTTTCTTTGCAATTAGCAACAGCTAATGActaa